From one Montipora capricornis isolate CH-2021 chromosome 10, ASM3666992v2, whole genome shotgun sequence genomic stretch:
- the LOC138019814 gene encoding formin-like isoform X1: MERSSKILPFEQTELVWGAFTSTKVFCKTWCGKTHDVFEGSSLVDSLVEKLHHTFPTRESATQFLQGVLDGGFIKSIGRSQFFEDGAQLFYWTEKFQTSRVNMADIANAKTRRFNNTAKQEDDKPAWVTHSLRKASTDRTEKAFGASSREDQNGQRANATKSLSRGLAALLERDQSFSIQSMGDDENEQKKENSKDIEEGRNEQAKPAKNVKANTMTYRSVYKAPQLQQGRTGSSSHEINSDNSADSTSNKRTISKAPQAEEAKTGLDVHDKKSENPTDNISTVSYVKQVKTGLMTDRAAKPIASQDGQKISTKSTSNQRTISKAPEAEEAQTGLAFDDKKLENPTDNISTVSYVKQAKTGLMTDHEAKPITSQDGQKISTKSTSNQRTISKAPPAEEAKTGHAFDAKKIESLKDNISKVPYVKQAKTGFITSHVANPIASQDGQRTPLKTALQESKVTQLKPTTQTYVTKSPVIVQGRKSGNTGNPEINNDEENIPKREVATSSIKTSPIFNRKTTVESTAKVVKGSAVSMVNGIHEPKNSKVEESKEQSCKTKGENCKETSNPDEETVEFLKKEIERIKAEHELEIAQYQDKISEIKAQLESETSSEISLSSSTSSDQAMVFTSPPLPPPPPPPPPPPPPGQAAPVPPPPPQPHGPFSAPPPPPPVPGAGPPPPPPPIGAGMCHFRGPVKPKKAAIKPDVEMKPLFWTRILMTDETDSGEMNNNRPKHTVWKNMQEMDFNKKQFQKLFGRKITKKSKKDNRKSLQDDSHFLLTKGQIAAKLLDNSRSQTIGIIMSSLNCQLEDIKEAIYKMDTSVIDMDGLKALYDIRPKSDEIDLITKFSQENPNVPLDKPEEFLLQIHKMDHFAERLECWLCRNKFTETVTVIDRRLSAIFEAGSLLRTNKEISFVLAIILTLGNFMNGGTNRGQADGFQLSVLNKVKDVKTQDNSKTLLHYVVEVYCEKRKGVERGDFLLPDPYAILAASQVSFKDINAELAEAKISLATCKAKAEMVLDSNNSEHKEPFQSFVREYLSTGETELARLQEKVQSTMDDFKGIVEYFQYSGEGEEVTPPLMFGIWGNFLEAFKNNWKAEQINLAKRTFCNADHLKQIRATATKFKKRRKSETADPNDKKSQTKTS, from the exons CGCTTCAACAACACAGCAAAGCAAGAAGACGACAAACCTGCCTGGGTTACCCATAGCCTTAGAAAAGCAAGTACCGATAGAACAGAAAAAGCATTCGGGGCCAGTTCACGTGAAGATCAAAACGGCCAGAGAGCCAACGCTACCAAATCTCTTTCCAGAGGCTTGGCAGCTCTGCTGGAAAGAGATCAGTCATTCAGTATTCAAAGTATGGGTGATGACGAAAATGAACAGAAGAAGGAAAATAGCAAGGACATTGAGGAAGGGAGGAACGAACAAGCGAAACCCGCGAAAAACGTAAAGGCGAACACTATGACGTACAGGTCCGTGTACAAGGCCCCGCAGCTTCAACAAGGCAGGACTGGCTCTTCGAGCCACGAGATCAACTCAGACAATTCTGCAGACAGCACATCGAATAAAAGAACGATTTCTAAAGCTCCTCAAGCCGAAGAGGCTAAGACTGGTCTTGATGTTCACGATAAAAAATCCGAAAATCCTACAGACAACATCTCAACGGTTTCCTACGTTAAACAGgttaaaactggtttaatgACTGATCGCGCGGCAAAACCGATCGCGAGTCAAGACGGTCAAAAGATATCTACAAAGAGCACATCGAATCAAAGAACAATTTCAAAAGCTCCTGAGGCTGAAGAGGCTCAAACTGGTCTCGCTTTCGACGATAAGAAATTGGAAAATCCTACAGATAACATCTCGACGGTTTCCTACGTAAAACAGGCTAAAACCGGTTTAATGACTGATCACGAGGCAAAACCGATTACGAGTCAAGACGGTCAAAAGATATCTACAAAGAGCACATCGAATCAAAGAACGATTTCAAAAGCTCCTCCAGCTGAAGAGGCTAAAACTGGTCATGCTTTCGATGCTAAAAAAATAGAAAGTTTAAAAGACAATATCTCCAAAGTTCCATATGTTAAACAGGCTAAAACCGGTTTCATTACTAGTCACGTGGCAAATCCGATTGCAAGTCAAGATGGTCAGAGGACACCATTGAAAACCGCTTTGCAAGAAAGTAAGGTTACCCAGTTGAAACCCACAACCCAAACCTATGTGACCAAGTCACCCGTCATAGTTCAAGGAAGAAAGAGTGGTAACACAGGAAATCCCGAGATCAATAATGACGAAGAAAATATACCGAAAAGGGAAGTAGCAACGTCTTCAATAAAAACTTCACCGATATTTAATCGAAAGACAACTGTAGAGAGCACAGCCAAGGTTGTAAAGGGTTCAGCTGTGAGTATGGTTAATGGTATTCACGAGCCGAAGAACTCTAAAGTTGAGGAATCCAAGGAGCAATCTTGCAAAACAAAAGGCGAAAACTGTAAGGAAACAAGCAATCCAGATGAAGAGACTGTTGAATTCCTCAAGAAAGAGATCGAAAGAATTAAGGCAGAACACGAGCTTGAGATAGCGCAGTATCAGGATAAGATAAGTGAAATTAAAGCCCAGCTGGAGAGTGAGACATCCTCAGAGATTTCTTTATCCAGTTCTACATCGAGTGATCAAGCAATGGTCTTCACCTCCCCTCCTCTCccacctcctcctcctcctcctcctcctcctccgcCTCCTGGCCAGGCAGCTCCAGTGCCACCACCCCCACCTCAACCACACGGGCCTTTCAGTGCCCCGCCCCCACCTCCCCCTGTTCCTGGTGCAGGGCCACCTCCGCCCCCTCCTCCTATTGGTGCTGGTATGTGTCACTTTAGAGGGCCCGTCAAACCCAAGAAAGCTGCCATCAAACCAGACGTAGAAATGAAGCCGCTGTTTTGGACAAGAATTCTCATGACAG ATGAAACAGATAGCGGAGAAATGAACAATAACAGACCTAAGCACACTGTTTGGAAGAACATGCAAGAAATGGACTTCAATAAGAAACAGTTCCAAAA GTTGTTTGGGCGCAAAATaaccaaaaaatccaaaaaggatAACAGAAAATCCCTCCAGGATGACAGTCACTTTTTACTCACTAAAGGACAAATC GCAGCTAAACTTCTGGACAATAGTCGCTCTCAGACCATTGGGATCATAATGAGCAGCTTGAACTGTCAGCTGGAAGACATTAAGGAAGCTATTTATAAAATGGACACCTCTGTGATTGATATGGATGG ATTGAAAGCCTTGTACGACATTCGCCCAAAATCAGATGAGATCGATTTGATTACAAAGTTTAGTCAAGAAAACCCAAATG TGCCTCTCGACAAACCTGAAGAATTTTTACTTCAAATACACAAAATGGACCACTTTGCCGAACGACTGGAGTGTTGGTTGTGCAGAAATAAATTCACGGAAACAGTAACTGTCATTG ACAGACGATTATCTGCAATATTTGAGGCTGGCAGTTTACTTCGTACAAA TAAAGAGATTTCATTTGTTCTTGCTATCATCCTGACTTTGGGAAACTTTATGAACGGAGGAACCAACAGAGGACAAGCAGATGGCTTCCAACTGAGTGTCCTCAACAAAGTGAAAGATGTCAAAACACAG GATAACAGCAAAACTCTGCTGCATTACGTTGTAGAAGTATATTGTGAAAAGAGGAAGGGTGTCGAGCGAGGTGACTTTCTCTTACCAGACCCCTACGCGATCCTCGCAGCGTCTCAG GTTTCTTTCAAGGATATCAACGCAG AACTGGCCGAAGCGAAGATTTCTTTGGCAACCTGCAAAGCCAAG GCCGAGATGGTCCTTGACAGCAACAACTCTGAGCATAAGGAaccttttcaaagttttgttcgCGAATATTTATCAACTG GGGAAACGGAGCTCGCTCGTTTGCAGGAAAAGGTTCAATCGACAATGGACGACTTTAAGGGCATTGTGGAATATTTTCAGTATTCCGGAGAAGGCGAAGAG GTTACGCCGCCGTTGATGTTCGGTATCTGGGGAAACTTTTTAGAAGCTTTCAAGAATAATTGGAAG gcCGAGCAGATTAACTTAGCCAAAAGGACATTTTGCAATGCAGATCATCTCAAACAG aTAAGAGCGACAGCCACCAAGTTTAAGAAACGCCGAAAAAGTGAAACAGCGGACCCTAACGACAAGAAGTCGCAAACAAAGACCTCATAA
- the LOC138019466 gene encoding uncharacterized protein, with product MGCSPSHAVIINSSPSQETICLQPRIYMVSESTLCLLRDVGELRVYNVDDRDPSCAVEKFQGAQDQLQNPLLFHPQLRRRQRMNAEELQSLAGASNVGAEMENDENTEESLEFVAAIEEKREDTDDESHFNPIANTDDDLASETARSPNAHSVTVEVYSYKVNDDKTSKADGDPMAKEVTEATNLDALPKSEDHRENIDAVRNFAMASDVEADQNPGKVFEDSAQKGTAMQDQAADCWIESNELFDSNNPTTNFKKMDVAPSILNLQQKATEIEEILATDSCNE from the coding sequence ATGGGCTGCAGTCCCTCGCATGCTGTTATTATAAATTCGTCTCCTTCTCAAGAAACAAtttgtttgcagccaagaaTCTACATGGTTTCTGAATCGACTTTGTGTCTTCTGCGAGATGTCGGAGAGTTGCGAGTTTATAATGTTGATGACAGAGACCCAAGTTGCGCGGTGGAAAAATTCCAGGGGGCCCAAGATCAGCTTCAAAATCCACTTCTTTTTCATCCTCAGCTTCGGCGGCGACAGCGAATGAATGCAGAAGAGTTACAATCGCTCGCGGGTGCGTCGAACGTCGGTGCGGAGATGGAGAATGATGAGAATACTGAGGAAAGTCTTGAATTCGTAGCTGCGATTGAGGAGAAGCGAGAAGACACTGACGACGAAAGTCACTTCAATCCAATAGCAAACACGGACGATGATCTTGCGTCCGAGACTGCGAGATCGCCAAATGCTCATTCGGTTACTGTTGAAGTTTACAGCTATAAAGTAAACGATGATAAAACGAGCAAGGCGGATGGCGATCCTATGGCAAAAGAAGTCACCGAGGCGACGAATTTAGACGCTTTGCCGAAAAGTGAGGACCACAGAGAAAATATCGATGCTGTTCGCAATTTCGCCATGGCGTCCGATGTAGAAGCAGACCAAAATCCTGGAAAGGTGTTCGAGGATTCGGCCCAAAAAGGCACAGCGATGCAAGATCAAGCTGCCGACTGTTGGATCGAATCAAATGAGCTGTTCGATTCTAATAATCCTACGACGAACTTTAAAAAGATGGATGTTGCCCCcagcattttgaatttgcaACAGAAAGCAACCGAAATCGAAGAAATATTAGCGACTGACAGTTGCAATGAATGA
- the LOC138019814 gene encoding formin-like isoform X2 — MADIANAKTRRFNNTAKQEDDKPAWVTHSLRKASTDRTEKAFGASSREDQNGQRANATKSLSRGLAALLERDQSFSIQSMGDDENEQKKENSKDIEEGRNEQAKPAKNVKANTMTYRSVYKAPQLQQGRTGSSSHEINSDNSADSTSNKRTISKAPQAEEAKTGLDVHDKKSENPTDNISTVSYVKQVKTGLMTDRAAKPIASQDGQKISTKSTSNQRTISKAPEAEEAQTGLAFDDKKLENPTDNISTVSYVKQAKTGLMTDHEAKPITSQDGQKISTKSTSNQRTISKAPPAEEAKTGHAFDAKKIESLKDNISKVPYVKQAKTGFITSHVANPIASQDGQRTPLKTALQESKVTQLKPTTQTYVTKSPVIVQGRKSGNTGNPEINNDEENIPKREVATSSIKTSPIFNRKTTVESTAKVVKGSAVSMVNGIHEPKNSKVEESKEQSCKTKGENCKETSNPDEETVEFLKKEIERIKAEHELEIAQYQDKISEIKAQLESETSSEISLSSSTSSDQAMVFTSPPLPPPPPPPPPPPPPGQAAPVPPPPPQPHGPFSAPPPPPPVPGAGPPPPPPPIGAGMCHFRGPVKPKKAAIKPDVEMKPLFWTRILMTDETDSGEMNNNRPKHTVWKNMQEMDFNKKQFQKLFGRKITKKSKKDNRKSLQDDSHFLLTKGQIAAKLLDNSRSQTIGIIMSSLNCQLEDIKEAIYKMDTSVIDMDGLKALYDIRPKSDEIDLITKFSQENPNVPLDKPEEFLLQIHKMDHFAERLECWLCRNKFTETVTVIDRRLSAIFEAGSLLRTNKEISFVLAIILTLGNFMNGGTNRGQADGFQLSVLNKVKDVKTQDNSKTLLHYVVEVYCEKRKGVERGDFLLPDPYAILAASQVSFKDINAELAEAKISLATCKAKAEMVLDSNNSEHKEPFQSFVREYLSTGETELARLQEKVQSTMDDFKGIVEYFQYSGEGEEVTPPLMFGIWGNFLEAFKNNWKAEQINLAKRTFCNADHLKQIRATATKFKKRRKSETADPNDKKSQTKTS, encoded by the exons CGCTTCAACAACACAGCAAAGCAAGAAGACGACAAACCTGCCTGGGTTACCCATAGCCTTAGAAAAGCAAGTACCGATAGAACAGAAAAAGCATTCGGGGCCAGTTCACGTGAAGATCAAAACGGCCAGAGAGCCAACGCTACCAAATCTCTTTCCAGAGGCTTGGCAGCTCTGCTGGAAAGAGATCAGTCATTCAGTATTCAAAGTATGGGTGATGACGAAAATGAACAGAAGAAGGAAAATAGCAAGGACATTGAGGAAGGGAGGAACGAACAAGCGAAACCCGCGAAAAACGTAAAGGCGAACACTATGACGTACAGGTCCGTGTACAAGGCCCCGCAGCTTCAACAAGGCAGGACTGGCTCTTCGAGCCACGAGATCAACTCAGACAATTCTGCAGACAGCACATCGAATAAAAGAACGATTTCTAAAGCTCCTCAAGCCGAAGAGGCTAAGACTGGTCTTGATGTTCACGATAAAAAATCCGAAAATCCTACAGACAACATCTCAACGGTTTCCTACGTTAAACAGgttaaaactggtttaatgACTGATCGCGCGGCAAAACCGATCGCGAGTCAAGACGGTCAAAAGATATCTACAAAGAGCACATCGAATCAAAGAACAATTTCAAAAGCTCCTGAGGCTGAAGAGGCTCAAACTGGTCTCGCTTTCGACGATAAGAAATTGGAAAATCCTACAGATAACATCTCGACGGTTTCCTACGTAAAACAGGCTAAAACCGGTTTAATGACTGATCACGAGGCAAAACCGATTACGAGTCAAGACGGTCAAAAGATATCTACAAAGAGCACATCGAATCAAAGAACGATTTCAAAAGCTCCTCCAGCTGAAGAGGCTAAAACTGGTCATGCTTTCGATGCTAAAAAAATAGAAAGTTTAAAAGACAATATCTCCAAAGTTCCATATGTTAAACAGGCTAAAACCGGTTTCATTACTAGTCACGTGGCAAATCCGATTGCAAGTCAAGATGGTCAGAGGACACCATTGAAAACCGCTTTGCAAGAAAGTAAGGTTACCCAGTTGAAACCCACAACCCAAACCTATGTGACCAAGTCACCCGTCATAGTTCAAGGAAGAAAGAGTGGTAACACAGGAAATCCCGAGATCAATAATGACGAAGAAAATATACCGAAAAGGGAAGTAGCAACGTCTTCAATAAAAACTTCACCGATATTTAATCGAAAGACAACTGTAGAGAGCACAGCCAAGGTTGTAAAGGGTTCAGCTGTGAGTATGGTTAATGGTATTCACGAGCCGAAGAACTCTAAAGTTGAGGAATCCAAGGAGCAATCTTGCAAAACAAAAGGCGAAAACTGTAAGGAAACAAGCAATCCAGATGAAGAGACTGTTGAATTCCTCAAGAAAGAGATCGAAAGAATTAAGGCAGAACACGAGCTTGAGATAGCGCAGTATCAGGATAAGATAAGTGAAATTAAAGCCCAGCTGGAGAGTGAGACATCCTCAGAGATTTCTTTATCCAGTTCTACATCGAGTGATCAAGCAATGGTCTTCACCTCCCCTCCTCTCccacctcctcctcctcctcctcctcctcctccgcCTCCTGGCCAGGCAGCTCCAGTGCCACCACCCCCACCTCAACCACACGGGCCTTTCAGTGCCCCGCCCCCACCTCCCCCTGTTCCTGGTGCAGGGCCACCTCCGCCCCCTCCTCCTATTGGTGCTGGTATGTGTCACTTTAGAGGGCCCGTCAAACCCAAGAAAGCTGCCATCAAACCAGACGTAGAAATGAAGCCGCTGTTTTGGACAAGAATTCTCATGACAG ATGAAACAGATAGCGGAGAAATGAACAATAACAGACCTAAGCACACTGTTTGGAAGAACATGCAAGAAATGGACTTCAATAAGAAACAGTTCCAAAA GTTGTTTGGGCGCAAAATaaccaaaaaatccaaaaaggatAACAGAAAATCCCTCCAGGATGACAGTCACTTTTTACTCACTAAAGGACAAATC GCAGCTAAACTTCTGGACAATAGTCGCTCTCAGACCATTGGGATCATAATGAGCAGCTTGAACTGTCAGCTGGAAGACATTAAGGAAGCTATTTATAAAATGGACACCTCTGTGATTGATATGGATGG ATTGAAAGCCTTGTACGACATTCGCCCAAAATCAGATGAGATCGATTTGATTACAAAGTTTAGTCAAGAAAACCCAAATG TGCCTCTCGACAAACCTGAAGAATTTTTACTTCAAATACACAAAATGGACCACTTTGCCGAACGACTGGAGTGTTGGTTGTGCAGAAATAAATTCACGGAAACAGTAACTGTCATTG ACAGACGATTATCTGCAATATTTGAGGCTGGCAGTTTACTTCGTACAAA TAAAGAGATTTCATTTGTTCTTGCTATCATCCTGACTTTGGGAAACTTTATGAACGGAGGAACCAACAGAGGACAAGCAGATGGCTTCCAACTGAGTGTCCTCAACAAAGTGAAAGATGTCAAAACACAG GATAACAGCAAAACTCTGCTGCATTACGTTGTAGAAGTATATTGTGAAAAGAGGAAGGGTGTCGAGCGAGGTGACTTTCTCTTACCAGACCCCTACGCGATCCTCGCAGCGTCTCAG GTTTCTTTCAAGGATATCAACGCAG AACTGGCCGAAGCGAAGATTTCTTTGGCAACCTGCAAAGCCAAG GCCGAGATGGTCCTTGACAGCAACAACTCTGAGCATAAGGAaccttttcaaagttttgttcgCGAATATTTATCAACTG GGGAAACGGAGCTCGCTCGTTTGCAGGAAAAGGTTCAATCGACAATGGACGACTTTAAGGGCATTGTGGAATATTTTCAGTATTCCGGAGAAGGCGAAGAG GTTACGCCGCCGTTGATGTTCGGTATCTGGGGAAACTTTTTAGAAGCTTTCAAGAATAATTGGAAG gcCGAGCAGATTAACTTAGCCAAAAGGACATTTTGCAATGCAGATCATCTCAAACAG aTAAGAGCGACAGCCACCAAGTTTAAGAAACGCCGAAAAAGTGAAACAGCGGACCCTAACGACAAGAAGTCGCAAACAAAGACCTCATAA